In a single window of the Niabella ginsenosidivorans genome:
- a CDS encoding GLPGLI family protein, with product MKKLIFIVPVLFFIKLNAQQFITTGVIEYEARTNQHKIIEGYEWLQGVKDQIPQFSTSYYLLNFNKTQSVYKYSRTTDTRRGFMFFGGREDDKVWFNDYAAKKYTDVVTIDDNYLVSGDLKKIKWKLYPSDQRIIAGFNCRRASTILFDSVYVFAYYTEEIPVPGGPMGLNGLPGMILGVTVPRLFTSWVATYVKLDAPKDIQPPVKGKKKTTEEIYKSLRDLSKSWGKNGEKFLSPLIWRTFL from the coding sequence ATGAAAAAACTGATTTTTATTGTACCGGTGCTTTTCTTTATCAAGCTGAATGCCCAGCAATTTATTACAACCGGTGTTATTGAATATGAAGCACGTACCAACCAGCACAAGATCATTGAAGGGTATGAATGGCTGCAGGGCGTAAAAGACCAGATACCTCAGTTTTCCACAAGCTATTACTTACTCAACTTTAATAAAACACAATCTGTTTACAAATATTCCCGCACTACGGACACCCGGCGCGGCTTTATGTTTTTTGGAGGAAGAGAGGACGACAAGGTGTGGTTTAATGATTATGCTGCAAAAAAGTATACCGATGTGGTTACGATTGACGACAACTATCTGGTATCCGGTGATCTGAAAAAAATAAAATGGAAGCTGTATCCATCGGACCAGCGCATTATTGCCGGTTTTAACTGCCGCAGGGCCAGCACCATCCTGTTCGACAGCGTTTATGTATTTGCCTATTATACGGAGGAAATACCCGTTCCCGGCGGGCCGATGGGGTTGAACGGGTTACCGGGTATGATCCTTGGAGTAACCGTGCCCAGGCTGTTCACCAGCTGGGTAGCTACCTATGTAAAGCTGGATGCGCCAAAAGACATACAGCCACCGGTAAAAGGCAAAAAGAAGACCACAGAAGAAATTTATAAATCCTTGCGGGATCTCAGTAAGTCCTGGGGTAAGAACGGGGAAAAGTTTTTAAGCCCGTTAATATGGAGAACATTTCTTTAA
- a CDS encoding outer membrane beta-barrel family protein, with amino-acid sequence MRLKTYVALLLFISLAGISRAQVNGSVKGQLTDTAEHKDLTNALVAVLSPKDSTLISFTRTGKDGTFTIPDLDTGSYLVMISHPYFADIFETATVSGSQPSDIGTLNLFSKIQMMKEVIVKTDAAIRVKGDTTIFAADSFKVKEGANVEELLRKLPGITVDRNGKITAMGETVKNVLVDGEEFFGSDPGIATKNLRADIVKNVEVYDKKSDQATFTGIDDGVRDKTINLKLKEDKKKGYFGKIEAGGGLKGNAEGDQDKFNNAIMLNAFKGKRKLAAYGIMSNTGTLNLNWDDAQKYGGANIQASDNGDYFYSTNMDWNSATGIPTNWNAGLHYSNKFNKDMHSVNGGYKITKINAPAFQRQNSRYFYPDTSYNTNSTTTSYNTNIKQSLNATYEVKLDSMNTLKLTATGNRNETNSSFVNDYETLTTNNDTTLNKQNRHGSSNIVSNSVNSNLLWMHKFKKQYRTLSVNAGFNYFGTDNNSINFSSVDYYRNNEAASNKTIDQNTLSDNQTTNFSAKISYTEPLAKDFYMELNYAFGINRNRNNRTVYGKGVTGAYNSIIDSLSNDYQFNNISNTPGINFRRNSKKYDFSFGTRVGFTNYEQINETMSTAVRYNFTNYFPQANFRYKFKPSESINFYYYGSTSAPSLSQLQPILDYSDPLNLYIGNPDLKPSFNNRFQLFYNSFQMLKQRNIYANILFNTTSNAFVQRSWLQDSIRYYQTVNTNGNATFNAYMGYGFKIKKPDIRLDFSPQYGWSRNVDFAGVSFSDVAKNITTTSRYGLGLGFNKSKPDKFDIYVRPSVFYNKADATINSSANFKYWSATLYASANLQLPKNFELSTDAFGNYQQKYQQFAGNASYTKWNAYLSKKFNKNKYEAKFSVYDILDQNKGYSFTSNSFVFSETYRTTLRRFWMLSFIWNINKTGGGPAATK; translated from the coding sequence ATGAGATTAAAAACATACGTCGCATTGCTCCTGTTTATCAGCCTTGCCGGCATCAGCCGGGCGCAGGTAAACGGGTCTGTAAAAGGGCAGCTGACTGATACTGCAGAACACAAGGACCTTACTAACGCCCTGGTGGCTGTGTTAAGCCCAAAAGATTCTACGCTGATCAGCTTTACCCGTACAGGAAAAGACGGAACATTTACCATACCGGACCTTGATACCGGCAGTTATCTGGTAATGATCTCACACCCCTATTTTGCTGACATTTTCGAAACAGCCACTGTGAGCGGTTCCCAGCCATCGGATATAGGAACACTTAACCTTTTTTCCAAAATACAGATGATGAAGGAGGTGATCGTTAAAACGGATGCAGCCATACGGGTAAAAGGAGATACAACCATTTTTGCAGCAGACAGCTTTAAAGTAAAAGAGGGAGCAAACGTTGAAGAACTGCTGAGAAAATTACCGGGCATCACCGTTGACAGGAACGGCAAAATAACAGCGATGGGAGAAACCGTAAAAAATGTACTGGTAGACGGAGAAGAATTTTTTGGAAGTGATCCTGGCATTGCCACAAAGAACCTGCGGGCAGATATTGTAAAAAACGTTGAGGTCTATGATAAGAAAAGCGACCAGGCTACTTTTACCGGGATCGATGACGGGGTACGGGACAAGACCATTAACCTGAAACTGAAAGAAGATAAAAAGAAAGGGTATTTTGGCAAAATTGAGGCCGGCGGCGGGCTAAAGGGAAATGCCGAAGGCGACCAGGATAAATTTAACAATGCCATTATGCTGAACGCCTTTAAAGGTAAAAGGAAATTAGCCGCCTATGGAATTATGAGCAATACCGGAACACTGAACCTTAACTGGGATGATGCCCAGAAATACGGAGGTGCAAACATACAGGCCAGTGATAATGGTGATTATTTCTATTCCACCAACATGGACTGGAACTCTGCCACCGGTATCCCAACCAACTGGAATGCCGGCCTGCATTACAGCAATAAGTTCAACAAGGATATGCACAGTGTTAACGGCGGCTATAAGATTACAAAAATTAATGCACCGGCTTTTCAGCGGCAGAACTCAAGATATTTTTACCCGGATACCTCCTACAATACCAATAGTACCACCACCTCTTACAATACCAACATTAAACAAAGTTTAAATGCAACCTACGAGGTAAAGCTGGACTCCATGAACACGCTGAAGCTTACTGCCACTGGCAACCGGAATGAGACCAACTCCAGCTTTGTAAATGATTATGAAACACTGACCACAAATAATGATACAACCCTTAATAAGCAAAACCGGCATGGCAGCAGCAATATAGTAAGCAACAGCGTTAACAGCAATCTGCTCTGGATGCACAAGTTCAAAAAACAATACCGTACCCTATCCGTTAATGCCGGTTTTAACTATTTTGGCACAGATAATAACAGCATTAATTTCTCAAGTGTAGACTATTACAGGAACAATGAGGCAGCCAGCAATAAAACCATTGATCAGAACACCTTATCAGACAATCAAACAACCAATTTTTCTGCAAAGATCTCCTATACAGAGCCCCTGGCCAAGGATTTCTATATGGAACTGAATTATGCATTTGGCATCAACCGCAACCGCAATAACCGCACGGTTTACGGTAAAGGGGTCACAGGTGCTTATAACAGCATCATTGATTCACTGAGCAATGATTATCAATTCAACAACATCAGCAACACGCCCGGTATCAATTTCAGGCGCAATTCCAAAAAGTATGACTTTTCTTTTGGTACACGCGTGGGCTTTACCAACTATGAGCAGATCAATGAAACAATGAGCACTGCTGTACGGTATAATTTTACCAATTATTTTCCGCAGGCAAATTTCCGGTATAAGTTCAAACCAAGTGAATCGATCAACTTCTACTATTATGGTTCAACCAGTGCGCCCTCCCTGTCGCAACTACAGCCCATTCTTGATTACAGTGATCCCTTGAACCTGTATATAGGCAATCCGGATCTCAAACCTTCTTTCAACAACAGGTTCCAGTTGTTCTACAATTCCTTTCAGATGCTGAAGCAACGCAATATTTATGCAAACATCCTATTTAACACTACCTCCAATGCCTTTGTTCAAAGAAGCTGGCTGCAGGATTCTATCCGCTATTATCAAACGGTAAATACCAATGGCAATGCCACCTTTAATGCGTATATGGGCTATGGGTTCAAGATCAAAAAACCCGATATACGGCTGGACTTCAGCCCGCAATATGGCTGGAGCAGGAATGTGGATTTTGCAGGCGTTAGTTTTTCAGATGTTGCTAAAAATATTACCACCACCAGCCGTTATGGTCTGGGGCTGGGATTTAATAAAAGCAAACCGGATAAATTTGATATCTACGTACGTCCTTCGGTTTTTTATAACAAGGCAGATGCCACCATTAACAGCAGCGCCAATTTCAAATACTGGTCCGCTACCCTGTATGCCTCTGCCAACCTGCAGCTGCCGAAAAACTTTGAGCTGTCAACCGATGCATTTGGCAATTACCAGCAAAAATATCAGCAGTTTGCCGGCAACGCCAGCTATACAAAATGGAACGCATATCTGAGCAAGAAGTTTAACAAAAACAAGTATGAGGCAAAATTTTCCGTTTATGACATACTGGATCAGAACAAAGGATACAGCTTTACCAGCAATAGCTTTGTTTTCTCCGAAACATACAGGACCACTTTAAGAAGGTTCTGGATGCTGTCCTTTATCTGGAACATTAATAAAACGGGAGGCGGACCCGCTGCCACTAAATAA
- a CDS encoding GLPGLI family protein codes for MLLFLAGSSGFAQQYLHSGLIEYEVKTNNIKSMPDGEWKDLIKDKIPEFSVNYYNYIFSNDQSICKFSRAADTKANLSMFGKMEDYVWYNNYQANQFTNSVSVDNIYLISGQLQDIRWKIYPTDMRTIAGFSCRKASAILFDSVYVFVYYTDEILTPGGPMGLHGLPGMILGVTIPRLYQSWIATRVELNIPPKEKIAPPTSGKKKTKEALTTSLLELSKSWGKDGSKYVNPLIWRMFM; via the coding sequence GTGCTCTTATTCCTCGCCGGTAGTTCCGGGTTTGCGCAGCAATACCTCCATTCCGGGCTTATTGAGTATGAAGTAAAAACCAACAACATCAAAAGCATGCCGGATGGCGAATGGAAGGATCTTATTAAAGATAAGATCCCCGAGTTTTCCGTAAACTATTATAATTATATCTTCAGCAATGATCAATCCATCTGTAAGTTCTCCAGGGCAGCAGATACAAAGGCCAACCTCAGCATGTTTGGGAAGATGGAGGATTACGTATGGTATAATAATTACCAGGCCAACCAGTTCACCAATTCCGTTTCGGTAGATAATATTTACCTCATCAGCGGGCAATTACAGGATATCCGGTGGAAAATATACCCTACGGATATGCGGACCATTGCAGGGTTCAGTTGCAGGAAAGCCTCAGCCATTCTGTTTGACAGCGTTTATGTATTTGTTTACTATACCGATGAGATACTGACTCCCGGCGGGCCGATGGGTTTACATGGCTTACCGGGAATGATCCTGGGCGTTACCATTCCACGGCTGTATCAAAGCTGGATTGCAACCCGTGTAGAACTGAATATTCCGCCGAAAGAGAAGATAGCCCCTCCCACTTCAGGAAAAAAGAAAACAAAAGAAGCCCTGACCACTTCCCTCCTGGAACTGAGTAAATCCTGGGGAAAAGACGGGTCCAAATACGTGAATCCGCTGATCTGGAGGATGTTTATGTAA